In Oryzihumus leptocrescens, the following are encoded in one genomic region:
- a CDS encoding MFS transporter, with amino-acid sequence MWAVAFACVIAFMGIGLVDPILKSIGDQLGASPSQVSLLFTSYMVVMGVAMLITGFVSSRIGAKRTLLIGLLIIIVGAGLAGTQDSVGGIVTFRAVWGLGNALFIATALATIVKAARGSVGQAIILYEAALGLGIAAGPLLGGVLGGISWRGPFFGVSALMAVAFVATAFVLPATPRAERATSITEPFRALRHKGLLVVALTSLLYNFGFFTLLAFTPFPLDMGPHQVGLIFFGWGLLLAFTSVVVAPRLQRRFGTVPSVVAALTGFAATLVVMAVWTGDKAVLATCVVVAGAFLGVNNTLITETVMKAAPVERGVASAAYSFVRFAGGAIAPWLAGKLGESYGVHVPFWVGAVAVALGVTLLASGRGLLAHVDAGPGHGAPAVQSEDEAVLVTVADA; translated from the coding sequence GTGTGGGCCGTGGCCTTCGCGTGTGTCATCGCCTTCATGGGCATCGGCCTGGTCGACCCGATCCTGAAGTCCATCGGTGACCAGCTCGGCGCCTCGCCGTCCCAGGTCTCGCTGCTGTTCACCAGCTACATGGTCGTCATGGGCGTCGCGATGCTCATCACCGGCTTCGTCTCCAGCCGGATCGGCGCCAAGCGCACCCTGCTCATCGGCCTGCTCATCATCATCGTCGGCGCCGGGCTGGCCGGGACGCAGGACAGCGTCGGCGGCATCGTGACCTTCCGCGCCGTCTGGGGCCTGGGCAACGCCCTGTTCATCGCCACCGCGCTGGCCACCATCGTCAAGGCCGCCCGGGGCTCGGTCGGACAGGCGATCATCCTCTACGAGGCCGCGCTCGGCCTGGGCATCGCCGCCGGCCCGCTGCTCGGCGGGGTGCTCGGCGGCATCTCCTGGCGTGGGCCGTTCTTCGGCGTCTCGGCGCTGATGGCCGTGGCCTTCGTCGCCACCGCGTTCGTGCTCCCGGCCACGCCGCGCGCCGAGCGGGCCACCTCGATCACCGAGCCGTTCAGGGCGTTGCGCCACAAGGGCCTGCTCGTGGTGGCCCTGACCTCCCTGCTCTACAACTTCGGCTTCTTCACCCTGCTGGCGTTCACGCCCTTCCCGCTGGACATGGGCCCGCATCAGGTCGGCCTGATCTTCTTCGGCTGGGGCCTGCTGCTGGCGTTCACCTCCGTGGTCGTCGCCCCGCGGCTGCAGCGGCGCTTCGGCACCGTCCCGTCCGTCGTCGCCGCCCTCACCGGCTTCGCGGCGACGCTGGTCGTCATGGCGGTGTGGACCGGCGACAAGGCGGTCCTGGCGACCTGCGTCGTCGTCGCCGGGGCGTTCCTCGGCGTCAACAACACCCTCATCACCGAGACGGTCATGAAGGCCGCCCCGGTCGAGCGCGGCGTGGCCTCGGCGGCCTACAGCTTCGTGCGCTTCGCCGGTGGCGCCATCGCCCCGTGGCTGGCCGGCAAGCTCGGCGAGTCCTACGGCGTGCACGTGCCGTTCTGGGTCGGCGCCGTCGCCGTGGCCCTCGGCGTGACCCTGCTGGCCTCCGGCCGCGGGCTGCTGGCCCACGTCGACGCCGGGCCCGGCCACGGCGCCCCGGCCGTCCAGAGCGAGGACGAGGCCGTGCTGGTCACGGTCGCCGACGCCTGA